One Fundulus heteroclitus isolate FHET01 chromosome 1, MU-UCD_Fhet_4.1, whole genome shotgun sequence genomic window carries:
- the gata1b gene encoding GATA-binding factor 2: MDAPVGPEILQDPTELSLCPFPLRRTEMMSGLPPSAAWSSAPSAPGWDGSPGFSVKCDPAPSDPLVQSRWLSDEGLLRRPHPLDDEPFSCWYRPPPLYSTCSGHPTLTPPPRWNSNLLGPSPSSPDWSDPEQRECESCGANSALLWRRAAAGKHLCYTCSLGQEDGSRDRNTPLLRPKRRRTAAARKGTRCSNCETETTSLWRRNAAGEPVCNACGLYYKLHQIQRPLVLKKEEIQTRRRKVANRRTCRKRADQSGSFIPSIRASCSSLLQ, encoded by the exons ATGGATGCTCCTGTTGGACCAGAGATCCTCCAAGATCCGACAGAGCTCTCACTCTGCCCGTTTCCTCTCAGGAGAACAGAGATGATGTCAGGTTTGCCTCCATCAGCCGCTTGGTCCTCGGCTCCTTCAGCCCCCGGATGGGACGGGTCACCAGGCTTCAGCGTGAAG TGTGACCCCGCCCCCTCAGACCCTCTCGTCCAATCACGGTGGCTCTCTGATGAAGGCCTCCTGAGGCGGCCTCACCCATTGGACGATGAGCCATTCAGCTGCTGGTACCGCCCCCCTCCTCTGTACTCCACCTGTTCTGGGCATCCCACTCTGACTCCGCCCCCCCGGTGGAACAGCAATCTGCTCGGTCCCTCCCCTTCTTCACCTGACTGGAGTGACCCAG AGCAGCGCGAGTGTGAGAGCTGCGGGGCGAACAGCGCCCTCCTGTGGAGGAGAGCCGCAGCAGGTAAACACCTGTGTTACACCTGCAGCCTCGGCCAGGAAGACGGCAGCAGGGACCGGAACACGCCGCTGCTGAGGCCGAAGAGGAGGCGG ACGGCGGCGGCCAGGAAAGGAACCCGCTGCTCCAACTGTGAGACTGAAACTACGTCTCTGTGGAGGAGGAACGCTGCAGGAGAACCCGTCTGCAACGCCTGTGGCCTCTACTACAAGCtgcaccag ATCCAGCGGCCTCTGGTTCTGAAGAAAGAAGAGATCCAAACCCGGAGGAGGAAGGTGGCCAATAGGAGGACCTGCAGGAAGAGAGCTGACCAATCAGGGAGCTTCATCCCTTCCATCAGGGCCTCCTGCTCCTCCCTCCTGCAGTAA